The Aquipuribacter sp. SD81 DNA segment AGTCCGACGAAGTCGTCGACGTCGGCGTACTTCGTCGTCCACCGCAGCTGGACGTCGGCGTCCCAGTCGCCGAAGAACTCGACCGCGCGCCGCCACGAGCCCGTGAGGTGCTCCAGCGCGAGCGGGTCGGTGTAGCAGGACGCCTCGAAGGTCGTGCCCTCGTGCGCGCGGTGCTCGCGCCGGCTCGTGACGGTCCCGCGGCCGAGGTAGGGCTCGAGCCCGGCGAGGATGTCGTCGAGGTCGGCGTACACGCGCGTGACGGGCGGGCCGGACAGCGACCCCGCGAGGTAGCAGTACTGGCAGTGGGCGGGGCAGCCCTCGGCGAGGTCGACGCGCCAGTCCGCGCTCGGGGCGATCGGCTGCAGGTCGCGGCGCGACGGCGGGCTCACGACGACGGCCATCGTCGACTTCGCCCGCGCGTAGGTCTCCCGGTCGCTCGCCCCGCGCACGCCCGTCAGCCGGTTCGACCTCAGCCGCTCGACCTCGAGGCCGAGCGCCTCGACCCGTTCCACGATGCACACCCCGTGGGGGTGCTCGAGCGCCGCCGGGGTGACCACGACCCGCTTCGGGGTCCACCGGCGGGCCGGCCGGGCGGGCGGCGCCAGGGCCGTGAGGTCGCGGGTCTCGACGACCTCCCCGCTCGCGTCGTGGGGCACGGCGGGGACGTCGACCGCGAGCGGCTCGCCGAGGTCCACGTCGGCGGGGCCCGTGCGCTGCTGGTCGTCCACGCCTCCACGGTGCGGTCCCGCGGGCGGGGCGGCACCTCGGCGCGCGTGTCCGGGGCGT contains these protein-coding regions:
- a CDS encoding spore photoproduct lyase family protein, which encodes MDDQQRTGPADVDLGEPLAVDVPAVPHDASGEVVETRDLTALAPPARPARRWTPKRVVVTPAALEHPHGVCIVERVEALGLEVERLRSNRLTGVRGASDRETYARAKSTMAVVVSPPSRRDLQPIAPSADWRVDLAEGCPAHCQYCYLAGSLSGPPVTRVYADLDDILAGLEPYLGRGTVTSRREHRAHEGTTFEASCYTDPLALEHLTGSWRRAVEFFGDWDADVQLRWTTKYADVDDFVGLPHAGRTRVRFSVNCLPVTERVEGGTARLEDRLAALRRLALDGYPVGLTMAPLMPVEDWRTHYGHLLDLVEAAVDAVPDLDLTAELITHRFTPGSRDVLLGWYPRTRVDMDPSRRTEKRGRYGSLKYVYPKDVMAELRTWFEAELARRLPGLRVLYWT